One window of the Sparus aurata chromosome 17, fSpaAur1.1, whole genome shotgun sequence genome contains the following:
- the cep162 gene encoding centrosomal protein of 162 kDa isoform X4, with product MSLFPLANQVVFVSRVLSRELPGTQNNSPRTGTFLQVFGFKERTTSSLLFLTPLTDGVDGITMSHRLTKEELDEQFELFLKESVSDDSVDLSRSDKHLGAQSSRQSAQKPTVSWWEDDEHSRRTAELAKSRFIKARKSQPEDNNVVSAEPFHKPVPKPRSKALDKLVDLDVTHKNTVLEVSQTVERQRTSSDDWHSASLSLTHDDHQCVSGQRSPDETHCNDTPPASTDSQGDSEDGLLGSGKTFRKSLRNSQSIKEEEEDPGDTVLEDEGLEVAAIIKDSTETEDSVMVPAVNTTNMGLDTLEEEVEKARFFAQLEAGASSTIDYSKLNIELDLSTSTTGTNLRKAEEAVEQSDDDQRKTRVTETIRESPAFTGSPHYSEDFEEEEDGKEPHQKSKMSPILAKVSLYDSLDDTGGDDKRKDTAGSLDRGQSYVQSGGSEMEALHEAYRQIHVVEGSDDHNHHYSSVGGISSPVSPSSPPPQARQSLQPASTNESELPTAEELMRPIRPEKDQIRGFTLQPVSAVEPDQEKTSHFFERTFPDPIPPDSQLKRPGAAYPIAGLKGEKRLHSPDPPNHNLAWSIRQEVERLMQDQNKYSSESSSQADKAKKQPAFHGSTISHPSTSSVRKPTVSSVRGRRVERGIAPPSRAQSAVSRPLQHAQEKAKFTKSQGKDEHTAEPGVKVSSELVASVQSLVAVLQQQIDTSSHHQDATHTLEARQAHSLPEDNAQHTQTCTLHSQVEELRVQLAHKERELQVAKEGAEELNSLRQQNYLLQSKLRSAEEAGQKKRWTDAADSAEVERLQQMEKDRKEQEMLIKGYQQENEKLYLQMKAEQVRSKANEEAMFSENQRLLNELALSREQLHKTSRAVGNVCSMDHTQRITDLLAQLNTFQRNEDKLSEDIHRLKQEKQSLDVDLQLMKKERDLAKAQAMSASGDRTFETHVLEDRHREEVAALKKKLQWFAENQELLDRDAGRLKAATAEIQRLKEQVEKLKMDVGKRSSEHQRKAKEKSVDIKRMQDLERQVKELEQILRHRNPNSLPALIYAAATAGSHDDEPTRTSPPSRISALLERRIQRLEAELESHDEEAKRSLRAMEQQFHRFKLRYEQQISELEQQLEAANSAAGTESRESQVPTLEQELQQVKETHKEREQSLQDQIESLQQQLKHKSHPSPARHQRQAEEAVGVRIERLNQELSAKTQSIRELSRTVERLQKERRSMLCVPSTRAHTRSTDTKQQAGPVRTLCSATAGETCGVKETFPAAQYEKTYQPTVFTGSHISEVQQENEALKQQLELLELQSKQDKEALKVDATQAKEELSRLQEHCAEQLSSMKAEHLRVLEQLRASHALEHSASRVAELANKLNTQELTVKHLQEQLRELQGVKDALAISRTREDALQKQLTRLLKELKESKEAQSPEVKLMCSLERKILNMELRHQHREKELQQVIGGSWQTVDADQQSEVEHWKHLAQDKSRELEAFRLELDSILNILRHLQRQGVVLPLTAPSTHIK from the exons CAGAGCTGGCCAAAAGCAGATTTATCAAAGCCAGAAAGTCTCAGCCTGAGGACAACAATG TTGTCAGTGCAGAGCCTTTTCATAAGCCGGTCCCCAAACCTCGCAGCAAAGCTCTGGATAAACTGGTTGACTTGGATGTGACGCACAAAAATACAGTTTTGGAGGTTTCCCAGACTGTGGAAAGACAGAGAACTTCATCTGATGACTGGCACTCTGCCAGTCTTAGTCTCACTCATGATGaccatcagtgtgtgtcaggACAGAGGAGCCCTGATGAGACACATTGTAATGATACTCCCCCAGCCAGCACCGATTCCCAGGGGGACAGTGAAGATG GACTGCTTGGTTCTGGGAAGACTTTCAGGAAGTCTTTGAGGAATTCCCAGTCTattaaggaggaggaggaggatccaGGAGACACTGTTTTGGAGGACGAAGGACTAGAAGTTGCAGCCATCATCAAAGACAGCACTGAGACAGAGG actCAGTGATGGTACCAGCTGTGAACACTACCAACATGGGGTTGGACACTCTGGAGGAAGAAGTGGAGAAAGCCAGGTTCTTTGCCCAACTAGAGGCTGGAGCTTCATCAACAATAGATTACTCCAAGCTGAACATAGAGCTGGACTTATCAACTTCTACTACTGGTACAAACCTCAG GAAAGCTGAGGAAGCAGTAGAGCAGAGTGATGACGATCAAAGGAAGACCAGAGTCACAGAGACCATCAGAGAGTCTCCAG CTTTTACAGGGTCGCCACATTACAGTGAGGATttcgaggaagaggaggatggaaaAGAGCCACACCAG AAGTCTAAAATGTCTCCAATTCTTGCCAAAG tttctctctATGATTCCCTGGATGACACTGGTGGAGATGACAAGAGAAAGGACACAGCAGGATCACTTGACAGAG gccagtcttATGTGCAGAGTGGCGGGTCAGAGATGGAGGCTCTCCATGAGGCCTACAGACAGATCCATGTTGTGGAAGGTTCAGATGACCACAATCACCATTATTCATCTGTGGGAGGGATCAGCAGCCCCGTGTCtccatcctcccctcctccacagGCCAGACAGTCTCTTCAGCCTGCTTCAACTAATGAATCAG agCTACCCACAGCAGAAGAGCTGATGAGACCCATCCGGCCAGAGAAGGACCAAATCAGAGGCTTCACCCTCCAGCCTGTCAG TGCTGTTGAACCTGACCAAGAAAAAACATCCCACTTCTTTGAAAGGACTTTCCCAGATCCGATTCCACCAGATTCACAACTGAAGCGCCCAGGAGCAGCTTACCCCATTGCAGGGTTAAAGGGAGAAAAGAGATTGCACTCCCCAGACCCTCCCAACCATAACCTGGCATGGAGCATCAGACAGGAAGTAGAGAGGCTGATGCAGGATCAGAACAAATATTCATCTGAATCCTCTTCTCAGGCTGACAAAGCTAAGAAACAACCG GCCTTCCATGGCTCCACGATTTCTCATCCCTCTACATCTTCAGTGAGGAAACCCACCGTGTCTTCTGTGAGAGGCAGGAGAGTGGAGAGGGGTATAGCACCACCTTCCAGAGCTCAGTCTGCTGTGTCCCGTCCTCTGCAGCATGCACAAGAAAAGGCCAAATTCACAAAGAGCCAAGGAAAAGATGAGCACACCG CAGAGCCAGGTGTGAAGGTGAGCAGTGAGCTGGTGGCGTCTGTTCAGTCCCTGGTGgctgtcctgcagcagcagatagACACCAGCAGTCACCACCAGgatgctacacacacactggaagCCAGGCAGGCGCATTCTCTTCCAGAGGACAAt GCCCAACatacacagacatgcacactcCACTctcaggtggaggagctgagagtCCAGCTGGCTCACAAAGAGAGGGAGCTGCAGGTGGCGAAGGAAGGAGCAGAAGAGCTAAACTCACTCAGGCAACAGAACTacctactgcaaagcaag CTGCGGAGTGCAGAGGAAGCGGGTCAGAAGAAGAGATGGACTGATGCTGCTGACTCTGCTGAAGTGGAGAGGCTCCAGCAGatggagaaagacagaaaagagcaGGAAATGCTCATAAAAGGTTACCAACAG GAGAATGAGAAGCTCTATTTGCAGATGAAGGCTGAGCAGGTCAGGAGTAAAGCCAACGAGGAAGCCATGTTCAGTGAAAACCAGAGGCTGCTGAATGAGCTGGCTTTGTCTAG GGAGCAGCTACATAAAACTTCTAGGGCTGTGGGAAATGTCTGCTCAATGGATCACACTCAGCGCATTACAGACCTGTTAGctcaattaaatacatttcag AGGAACGAGGACAAGCTGTCTGAGGACATCCACAGACTGAAACAAGAAAAGCAATCTCTGGATGTAGATCTGCAGCtgatgaagaaagagagagatctGGCTAAAGCTCAGGCCATGTCCGCCTCAG GTGACAGGACTTTTGAGACGCATGTCCTAGAAGACAGGCACAGAGAGGAGGTGGCGGccctgaagaagaagctgcagtgGTTTGCTGAGAACCAGGAGCTTCTGGACAGAGATGCTGGCAGACTGAAGGCTGCTACAGCTGAGATACAACGACTCAAAGAGCAG gtagaaaaactgaaaatggaTGTCGGCAAAAGAAGCAGTGAGCATCAGAGAAAGGCCAAAGAGAAATCCGTGGACATTAAGAGGATGCAGGACCTGGAGCGACAG GTCAAAGAGCTGGAGCAGATACTAAGACACAGAAACCCAAACTCCCTGCCTGCTCTGATCTACGCTGCAGCCACAGCCGGTAGTCATGACGACGAGCCAACCAGGACATCCCCACCCAGCAGGATCAGTGCCCTGCTGGAGCGCAGGATTCAGCGCCTGGAGGCTGAGCTGGAGAGTCATGATGAGGAGGCCAAGCGCAGCCTGCGGGCCATGGAACAACAGTTCCACAGGTTCAAG CTACGCTATGAGCAGCAGATCTCAGAGCTCgagcagcagctggaagcaGCAAACTCAGCAGCGGGGACGGAGTCAAGGGAGTCACAGGTTCCAACACTGGAGCaagagctgcagcaggtgaagGAAACCCACAAGGAGAGAGAACAATCCCTGCAGGACCAGATTGAGtctcttcagcagcagctcaaaCACAAG AGCCACCCCAGCCCGGCCAGGCACCAGCGTCAAGCCGAGGAAGCGGTCGGTGTCCGGATAGAACGGCTGAACCAAGAGCTCAGCGCAAAGACACAAAGCATTCGGGAGCTGAGCCGCACCGTGGAGAGActgcagaaggagaggaggagcatGCTGTGTGTCCCCAGCACACGAGCACACACCCGCTCTACAGACACCAAGCAGCAGGCCGGACCCGTCAGAACACTCTGCTCTGCTACTGCAGGAGAGACATGTGGAGTGAaggagacatttccagctgcTCAGTATGAGAAGACCTACCAGCCCACTGTCTTCACAG GCAGTCATATCTCAGAGGTTCAGCAGGAGAACGAGGctctgaagcagcagctggagctgctggaacTGCAGAGTAAGCAGGACAAGGAGGCATTAAAGGTTGATGCTACACAAGCCAAGGAGGAGCTGAGCAG GCTACAGGAGCACTGTGCAGAGCAGCTGTCCTCGATGAAAGCAGAACACCTCAGGGTGTTAGAACAGCTGCGAGCTAGCCATGCCCTGGAGCACTCAGCCTCAAGAGTGGCCGAACTGGCCAATAAGCTCAACACTCAGGAG CTAACAGTGAAACACCTACAAGAGCAGCTGAGAGAGCTGCAGGGAGTTAAAGATGCCCTGGCAATATCCAGGACCCGAGAGGACGCTCTGCAGAAGCAG CTGACCAGactgctgaaggagctgaaggagtCTAAAGAAGCTCAAAGCCCAGAGGTGAAGCTCATGTGTAGCCTGGAGAGGAAGATCCTCAACATGGAGCTCAGACaccaacacagagagaaggagctgcagcag GTGATTGGTGGGTCGTGGCAGACTGTAGATGCTGATCAGCAGTCAGAGGTGGAGCACTGGAAGCATCTGGCACAGGACAAGAGCAGAGAGCTGGAGGCTTTCCGTCTGGAGCTGGACTCCATCCTGAACATCCTGAGACATCTCCAGAGACAGGGGGTGGTCCTCCCACTCACAGCCCCCTCCACCCACATAAAATGA
- the cep162 gene encoding centrosomal protein of 162 kDa isoform X10, with the protein MSLFPLANQVVFVSRVLSRELPGTQNNSPRTGTFLQVFGFKERTTSSLLFLTPLTDGVDGITMSHRLTKEELDEQFELFLKESVSDDSVDLSRSDKHLGAQSSRQSAQKPTVSWWEDDEHSRRTELAKSRFIKARKSQPEDNNGLLGSGKTFRKSLRNSQSIKEEEEDPGDTVLEDEGLEVAAIIKDSTETEDSVMVPAVNTTNMGLDTLEEEVEKARFFAQLEAGASSTIDYSKLNIELDLSTSTTGTNLRKAEEAVEQSDDDQRKTRVTETIRESPAFTGSPHYSEDFEEEEDGKEPHQKSKMSPILAKVSLYDSLDDTGGDDKRKDTAGSLDRGQSYVQSGGSEMEALHEAYRQIHVVEGSDDHNHHYSSVGGISSPVSPSSPPPQARQSLQPASTNESELPTAEELMRPIRPEKDQIRGFTLQPVSAVEPDQEKTSHFFERTFPDPIPPDSQLKRPGAAYPIAGLKGEKRLHSPDPPNHNLAWSIRQEVERLMQDQNKYSSESSSQADKAKKQPAFHGSTISHPSTSSVRKPTVSSVRGRRVERGIAPPSRAQSAVSRPLQHAQEKAKFTKSQGKDEHTAEPGVKVSSELVASVQSLVAVLQQQIDTSSHHQDATHTLEARQAHSLPEDNAQHTQTCTLHSQVEELRVQLAHKERELQVAKEGAEELNSLRQQNYLLQSKLRSAEEAGQKKRWTDAADSAEVERLQQMEKDRKEQEMLIKGYQQENEKLYLQMKAEQVRSKANEEAMFSENQRLLNELALSREQLHKTSRAVGNVCSMDHTQRITDLLAQLNTFQRNEDKLSEDIHRLKQEKQSLDVDLQLMKKERDLAKAQAMSASGDRTFETHVLEDRHREEVAALKKKLQWFAENQELLDRDAGRLKAATAEIQRLKEQVEKLKMDVGKRSSEHQRKAKEKSVDIKRMQDLERQVKELEQILRHRNPNSLPALIYAAATAGSHDDEPTRTSPPSRISALLERRIQRLEAELESHDEEAKRSLRAMEQQFHRFKLRYEQQISELEQQLEAANSAAGTESRESQVPTLEQELQQVKETHKEREQSLQDQIESLQQQLKHKSHPSPARHQRQAEEAVGVRIERLNQELSAKTQSIRELSRTVERLQKERRSMLCVPSTRAHTRSTDTKQQAGPVRTLCSATAGETCGVKETFPAAQYEKTYQPTVFTGSHISEVQQENEALKQQLELLELQSKQDKEALKVDATQAKEELSRLQEHCAEQLSSMKAEHLRVLEQLRASHALEHSASRVAELANKLNTQELTVKHLQEQLRELQGVKDALAISRTREDALQKQLTRLLKELKESKEAQSPEVKLMCSLERKILNMELRHQHREKELQQVIGGSWQTVDADQQSEVEHWKHLAQDKSRELEAFRLELDSILNILRHLQRQGVVLPLTAPSTHIK; encoded by the exons AGCTGGCCAAAAGCAGATTTATCAAAGCCAGAAAGTCTCAGCCTGAGGACAACAATG GACTGCTTGGTTCTGGGAAGACTTTCAGGAAGTCTTTGAGGAATTCCCAGTCTattaaggaggaggaggaggatccaGGAGACACTGTTTTGGAGGACGAAGGACTAGAAGTTGCAGCCATCATCAAAGACAGCACTGAGACAGAGG actCAGTGATGGTACCAGCTGTGAACACTACCAACATGGGGTTGGACACTCTGGAGGAAGAAGTGGAGAAAGCCAGGTTCTTTGCCCAACTAGAGGCTGGAGCTTCATCAACAATAGATTACTCCAAGCTGAACATAGAGCTGGACTTATCAACTTCTACTACTGGTACAAACCTCAG GAAAGCTGAGGAAGCAGTAGAGCAGAGTGATGACGATCAAAGGAAGACCAGAGTCACAGAGACCATCAGAGAGTCTCCAG CTTTTACAGGGTCGCCACATTACAGTGAGGATttcgaggaagaggaggatggaaaAGAGCCACACCAG AAGTCTAAAATGTCTCCAATTCTTGCCAAAG tttctctctATGATTCCCTGGATGACACTGGTGGAGATGACAAGAGAAAGGACACAGCAGGATCACTTGACAGAG gccagtcttATGTGCAGAGTGGCGGGTCAGAGATGGAGGCTCTCCATGAGGCCTACAGACAGATCCATGTTGTGGAAGGTTCAGATGACCACAATCACCATTATTCATCTGTGGGAGGGATCAGCAGCCCCGTGTCtccatcctcccctcctccacagGCCAGACAGTCTCTTCAGCCTGCTTCAACTAATGAATCAG agCTACCCACAGCAGAAGAGCTGATGAGACCCATCCGGCCAGAGAAGGACCAAATCAGAGGCTTCACCCTCCAGCCTGTCAG TGCTGTTGAACCTGACCAAGAAAAAACATCCCACTTCTTTGAAAGGACTTTCCCAGATCCGATTCCACCAGATTCACAACTGAAGCGCCCAGGAGCAGCTTACCCCATTGCAGGGTTAAAGGGAGAAAAGAGATTGCACTCCCCAGACCCTCCCAACCATAACCTGGCATGGAGCATCAGACAGGAAGTAGAGAGGCTGATGCAGGATCAGAACAAATATTCATCTGAATCCTCTTCTCAGGCTGACAAAGCTAAGAAACAACCG GCCTTCCATGGCTCCACGATTTCTCATCCCTCTACATCTTCAGTGAGGAAACCCACCGTGTCTTCTGTGAGAGGCAGGAGAGTGGAGAGGGGTATAGCACCACCTTCCAGAGCTCAGTCTGCTGTGTCCCGTCCTCTGCAGCATGCACAAGAAAAGGCCAAATTCACAAAGAGCCAAGGAAAAGATGAGCACACCG CAGAGCCAGGTGTGAAGGTGAGCAGTGAGCTGGTGGCGTCTGTTCAGTCCCTGGTGgctgtcctgcagcagcagatagACACCAGCAGTCACCACCAGgatgctacacacacactggaagCCAGGCAGGCGCATTCTCTTCCAGAGGACAAt GCCCAACatacacagacatgcacactcCACTctcaggtggaggagctgagagtCCAGCTGGCTCACAAAGAGAGGGAGCTGCAGGTGGCGAAGGAAGGAGCAGAAGAGCTAAACTCACTCAGGCAACAGAACTacctactgcaaagcaag CTGCGGAGTGCAGAGGAAGCGGGTCAGAAGAAGAGATGGACTGATGCTGCTGACTCTGCTGAAGTGGAGAGGCTCCAGCAGatggagaaagacagaaaagagcaGGAAATGCTCATAAAAGGTTACCAACAG GAGAATGAGAAGCTCTATTTGCAGATGAAGGCTGAGCAGGTCAGGAGTAAAGCCAACGAGGAAGCCATGTTCAGTGAAAACCAGAGGCTGCTGAATGAGCTGGCTTTGTCTAG GGAGCAGCTACATAAAACTTCTAGGGCTGTGGGAAATGTCTGCTCAATGGATCACACTCAGCGCATTACAGACCTGTTAGctcaattaaatacatttcag AGGAACGAGGACAAGCTGTCTGAGGACATCCACAGACTGAAACAAGAAAAGCAATCTCTGGATGTAGATCTGCAGCtgatgaagaaagagagagatctGGCTAAAGCTCAGGCCATGTCCGCCTCAG GTGACAGGACTTTTGAGACGCATGTCCTAGAAGACAGGCACAGAGAGGAGGTGGCGGccctgaagaagaagctgcagtgGTTTGCTGAGAACCAGGAGCTTCTGGACAGAGATGCTGGCAGACTGAAGGCTGCTACAGCTGAGATACAACGACTCAAAGAGCAG gtagaaaaactgaaaatggaTGTCGGCAAAAGAAGCAGTGAGCATCAGAGAAAGGCCAAAGAGAAATCCGTGGACATTAAGAGGATGCAGGACCTGGAGCGACAG GTCAAAGAGCTGGAGCAGATACTAAGACACAGAAACCCAAACTCCCTGCCTGCTCTGATCTACGCTGCAGCCACAGCCGGTAGTCATGACGACGAGCCAACCAGGACATCCCCACCCAGCAGGATCAGTGCCCTGCTGGAGCGCAGGATTCAGCGCCTGGAGGCTGAGCTGGAGAGTCATGATGAGGAGGCCAAGCGCAGCCTGCGGGCCATGGAACAACAGTTCCACAGGTTCAAG CTACGCTATGAGCAGCAGATCTCAGAGCTCgagcagcagctggaagcaGCAAACTCAGCAGCGGGGACGGAGTCAAGGGAGTCACAGGTTCCAACACTGGAGCaagagctgcagcaggtgaagGAAACCCACAAGGAGAGAGAACAATCCCTGCAGGACCAGATTGAGtctcttcagcagcagctcaaaCACAAG AGCCACCCCAGCCCGGCCAGGCACCAGCGTCAAGCCGAGGAAGCGGTCGGTGTCCGGATAGAACGGCTGAACCAAGAGCTCAGCGCAAAGACACAAAGCATTCGGGAGCTGAGCCGCACCGTGGAGAGActgcagaaggagaggaggagcatGCTGTGTGTCCCCAGCACACGAGCACACACCCGCTCTACAGACACCAAGCAGCAGGCCGGACCCGTCAGAACACTCTGCTCTGCTACTGCAGGAGAGACATGTGGAGTGAaggagacatttccagctgcTCAGTATGAGAAGACCTACCAGCCCACTGTCTTCACAG GCAGTCATATCTCAGAGGTTCAGCAGGAGAACGAGGctctgaagcagcagctggagctgctggaacTGCAGAGTAAGCAGGACAAGGAGGCATTAAAGGTTGATGCTACACAAGCCAAGGAGGAGCTGAGCAG GCTACAGGAGCACTGTGCAGAGCAGCTGTCCTCGATGAAAGCAGAACACCTCAGGGTGTTAGAACAGCTGCGAGCTAGCCATGCCCTGGAGCACTCAGCCTCAAGAGTGGCCGAACTGGCCAATAAGCTCAACACTCAGGAG CTAACAGTGAAACACCTACAAGAGCAGCTGAGAGAGCTGCAGGGAGTTAAAGATGCCCTGGCAATATCCAGGACCCGAGAGGACGCTCTGCAGAAGCAG CTGACCAGactgctgaaggagctgaaggagtCTAAAGAAGCTCAAAGCCCAGAGGTGAAGCTCATGTGTAGCCTGGAGAGGAAGATCCTCAACATGGAGCTCAGACaccaacacagagagaaggagctgcagcag GTGATTGGTGGGTCGTGGCAGACTGTAGATGCTGATCAGCAGTCAGAGGTGGAGCACTGGAAGCATCTGGCACAGGACAAGAGCAGAGAGCTGGAGGCTTTCCGTCTGGAGCTGGACTCCATCCTGAACATCCTGAGACATCTCCAGAGACAGGGGGTGGTCCTCCCACTCACAGCCCCCTCCACCCACATAAAATGA